The Thermoanaerobaculales bacterium genome segment GTAACCCCGGTCAGCTTGCCGAAACCGTTGACGACGAACACCGCCGCCGGGACCGGCTCGGCGAAGATGTTGCCGCCGTGGGGGAGGACCACGGTCACTCCGGTGCGCAGCTCGTCACCCTCGATCACCGTCGCGTGCCCGACCCGCACCCCGGCGACGTCGGTGATGGAGTCGAGAGGGCCCGGATCCAGCACGCCGGTGACGGCCCCGGCCTCCCTGGCCCGCGGGCGCCCCGCGGGCTGATCAGCTGCGGCCATGGCCGCGGCCACCCACCCGACCCAGACAGCGGCAGCAAGCGCCCTTCGCATGGCAGCCTCCCCGCCGCTCGGGTGTCGCGGACACCCGGGCGCGGCTCAAGCGGGCCTCTGCTCGCGGACCCGGTTGTGCTCGTCCACCAGCACCACCACCGGCCGGTGGAAGGCGGCCTCCTCGGCGTCGACCTCGACGTAGGCGACGATGATCACCACGTCCCCCCGCTGGACCCGCCGGGCCGCCGCGCCGTTGATCCCCACCTCGCCCACGCGGCCGGGGATGACGTAGGTGGCGAACCGCTCGCCGTTGTTGCAGTTGAAGATCTCGACCTTCTCGTACGGCAGGATCCCGGTCGCCCGGCAGAGCTCGGGGTCGAGGGCGATCGAGCCCTCGTACTCGAGGTCCGAGCCGGTGACCGTCGCCCGGTGGATCTTCGCCTTGAGCATCGTGACCTGCATTCTCACCTCCCCGTCATTCGCGCGCCGCTTCGCCCACGGCGAGCGGCAGATTGTCGATCAATCGCACGCCGTCGACCACCACCGCCGCGAGGCGGCGGCCCCAGGCCTCGGCCACGTAGTCGACCTCGAACCCGGCCTCGGTCAACCGCCGGGTCGCCTCCTCCGGGGACCGGGCCGCGGCCAGGATCGCCGGCAGCTGCGCGGCCTGCGTCCGGGCGGACGGCGACAGCCGGACGTTGCGTGAGGACAGCGCCAGCCCGTCGGCGTCGCGCACCGTCGGGCAGGGCACGATCTCCACCGGCAGCAGCAGCGCCTCGACCATGCCGCGCACCAGCAGCAGCTGCTGGTAGTCCTTCTCGCCGAAGTAGGCCCGGTGCGGGCGCACCAGGTGGAGCAGCTTGAGCACGACCGT includes the following:
- the panC gene encoding pantoate--beta-alanine ligase — encoded protein: MTPITDLAEWRLLRDGLGGATVGFVPTMGALHEGHLALVRRSAADNDVTVVSVFVNATQFNSAADLEAYPQTLAEDVRLAAAAGADHVIAPAHASIYPDGYRYRVGEREVSTVLEGAHRPGHFDGVLTVVLKLLHLVRPHRAYFGEKDYQQLLLVRGMVEALLLPVEIVPCPTVRDADGLALSSRNVRLSPSARTQAAQLPAILAAARSPEEATRRLTEAGFEVDYVAEAWGRRLAAVVVDGVRLIDNLPLAVGEAARE
- a CDS encoding aspartate 1-decarboxylase, which produces MQVTMLKAKIHRATVTGSDLEYEGSIALDPELCRATGILPYEKVEIFNCNNGERFATYVIPGRVGEVGINGAAARRVQRGDVVIIVAYVEVDAEEAAFHRPVVVLVDEHNRVREQRPA